The following proteins are encoded in a genomic region of Arachis stenosperma cultivar V10309 chromosome 4, arast.V10309.gnm1.PFL2, whole genome shotgun sequence:
- the LOC130974563 gene encoding uncharacterized protein LOC130974563 yields the protein MGVWLWLEYTNYPNIISTMMQLSDSLVKSLSNEALTCLDTLAAFENPPIPKDGGLPLTKILVQKDITLKLFIMKRYTAIAGIKSVLNNICARVFKDIFTSRARSSNSRPFVVPGFPHPLFGDFVVPNGVEDLDLLDAKIWSNKGPCDDVTEEDKTMFITFSRGFPVSEEEVRELFITDYGYGSVVEIVMGNYAANNQSMFATMVLNGVAMVDEILQGLRLAKLRANGKDIWVRKYDRRN from the exons ATGGGAGTATGGCTTTGGCTTGAATACACAAACTACCCTAACATCATTTCCACAATGATGCAACTCTCTGACTCTTTGGTCAAGTCATTATCCAATGAAGCTCTCACTTGCTTAGATACATTGGCAGCCTTTGAAAATCCCCCTATCCCAAAAGATGGGGGTTTGCCCTTAACAAAGATCCTAGTTCAAAAGGATATAACCCTTAAGCTCTTCATTATGAAAAGATACACAGCAATAGCTGGAATTAAGAGTGTCCTCAACAACATTTGTGCTAGAGTTTTCAAAGATATATT CACATCAAGGGCTAGAAGTAGTAATTCTAGGCCTTTTGTTGTGCCTGGTTTCCCACATCCATTATTTGGTGATTTTGTTGTGCCAAATGGTGTAGAGGATCTTGATTTGCTTGATGCTAAGATTTGGAGTAATAAAGGACCTTGTGATGATGTTACTGAGGAAGATAAGACTATGTTCATAACATTTTCTAGGGGCTTCCCTGTGTCTGAAGAGGAGGTGAGGGAATTATTTATAACAGACTATGGATATGGTTCTGTGGTGGAAATAGTTATGGGAAATTATGCAGCAAATAACCAATCTATGTTTGCAACAATGGTTCTGAATGGTGTGGCCATGGTTGATGAAATTCTACAAGGATTACGTCTCGCCAAGTTGCGTGCGAATGGAAAGGATATCTGGGTTCGCAAGTATGATCGCCGTAATTAA